Proteins encoded in a region of the Mesoflavibacter profundi genome:
- the rluF gene encoding 23S rRNA pseudouridine(2604) synthase RluF, translating into MEEQLTRLNKYLSEAGYCSRREADKLIDAGRVTINGIVPEMGTKVGEKDVVAVDGEIVKNNKNQFVYLAFNKPVGIVCTTDTRVEKDNIIDFINYPKRIFPIGRLDKPSEGLIFLTDDGDIVNKILRASNNHEKEYVVTVDKPISQTFINRMSNGIYLEELGKTTKKCKVKKLDSHTFNIILTQGLNRQIRRMCTYLGYEVQTLKRVRIMNIKLDVPVGSYREFTKEEIKTLNALLEDSTKTFKAQTTNRRKK; encoded by the coding sequence TTGGAAGAACAACTAACAAGACTTAACAAATATCTAAGTGAAGCTGGATATTGCTCACGTCGCGAAGCCGATAAATTAATAGATGCTGGTCGTGTAACCATTAATGGTATTGTTCCAGAAATGGGCACAAAAGTTGGCGAAAAAGATGTTGTAGCTGTAGATGGTGAAATTGTAAAAAACAATAAAAACCAATTTGTCTATTTAGCGTTTAACAAACCTGTTGGTATAGTTTGCACAACAGATACAAGAGTTGAAAAAGACAATATTATAGATTTTATTAATTATCCAAAACGAATTTTCCCTATCGGACGTTTGGACAAACCAAGTGAAGGATTAATCTTTTTAACAGACGACGGTGACATCGTCAATAAAATACTTCGCGCTAGTAATAATCACGAAAAAGAATATGTCGTAACCGTAGACAAACCTATATCGCAAACATTTATTAACCGAATGTCTAACGGAATATATTTAGAAGAACTAGGTAAAACCACAAAAAAGTGTAAAGTAAAAAAACTGGATAGTCACACGTTTAACATTATACTTACGCAAGGATTAAATCGTCAAATTAGACGTATGTGTACGTATTTAGGTTACGAAGTACAAACCCTAAAACGTGTTAGAATTATGAATATAAAATTAGATGTTCCAGTTGGATCTTATCGTGAATTTACTAAAGAAGAAATCAAGACTTTAAATGCACTTTTAGAAGATTCTACCAAGACATTTAAAGCACAAACTACTAATAGACGAAAAAAATAA
- a CDS encoding YwaF family protein produces the protein MPLTQRVLFGSLEHLLPIILAIGIGFLVIFYSKKQTLKTQYLIFNLLGVLVSGIMVLFHLYQIGFTTYSLQTDLPLFLCSFMGLFIVVFTVSKSYLLFEILLFWIILGTIQGVITPDIAIGFPSFDYFRYWIVHLGLILIILYAISVLKFKPTLKSVVKSFLVLQVYALILMAINYLLNSNYSYLNKKPISASVLDYLGDWPYYIIKVEVMLIPAFLIVYLPFYLFGKQSVKTR, from the coding sequence ATGCCCTTAACTCAACGTGTCTTATTTGGAAGTTTAGAACACTTGCTGCCAATTATTTTAGCTATTGGTATTGGTTTTTTAGTAATTTTTTACAGTAAAAAGCAAACATTAAAAACACAATATTTAATATTTAATTTATTAGGTGTTTTGGTATCAGGAATTATGGTACTTTTTCATCTTTATCAAATAGGATTTACTACTTATAGTTTACAAACAGACTTACCTTTATTTTTATGTAGTTTTATGGGTTTGTTTATTGTTGTATTTACGGTTAGTAAAAGTTATTTGCTTTTTGAAATATTGTTGTTTTGGATAATTCTAGGAACCATTCAAGGTGTGATTACTCCAGACATTGCTATTGGATTTCCTTCGTTTGATTACTTTAGATATTGGATTGTTCATTTAGGTTTAATTTTAATTATACTTTATGCAATAAGTGTCTTAAAATTTAAACCAACTTTAAAAAGTGTTGTAAAGTCTTTTTTAGTTTTGCAAGTCTATGCTTTAATCTTAATGGCGATTAATTATCTGTTAAATTCTAATTATTCGTATTTAAATAAAAAGCCAATCTCAGCTTCAGTATTAGACTACTTAGGAGATTGGCCTTATTATATAATAAAGGTTGAGGTAATGTTAATACCTGCTTTTTTAATAGTGTATTTACCATTTTATTTGTTTGGTAAACAATCTGTTAAGACTCGATAG
- a CDS encoding alpha/beta hydrolase, with product MKKIIQKALPKIIGTSLNTISHIAPKYASTKALDIFATPRKGRLNHWQKSFLENAEQLTLNYEDYNIHTYNWKGNKQTVLLAHGWESNTYRWKSLINKLKEEDYNIVALDAPAHGQSSGNKFNAILYSEFINIVANHYKPNIVIGHSVGGMATVFFQYKYQLNSIEKLVLLGAPSEFTKIFKNYVNLLNYNRKIEKGLNQLVVDKYDNEPAFFSSANFSKTIEAEGLIIHDKSDKIIDYNEAELIAKHYKNSTLKTTEGLGHSLKDESIDDLIVNFINN from the coding sequence ATGAAAAAAATAATTCAAAAAGCTTTACCAAAAATTATTGGCACATCGCTAAACACTATTAGTCATATTGCGCCAAAATATGCAAGTACAAAAGCATTAGATATTTTTGCTACGCCAAGAAAAGGTAGGTTAAACCATTGGCAAAAAAGCTTTTTAGAAAATGCAGAACAGCTTACCTTAAACTACGAAGACTACAACATACATACTTACAACTGGAAAGGTAATAAACAAACAGTTTTATTAGCTCACGGTTGGGAAAGTAATACCTATCGTTGGAAATCTTTAATAAATAAATTAAAAGAAGAAGATTATAATATTGTTGCTTTAGATGCTCCTGCACATGGACAATCTAGCGGTAATAAATTTAATGCTATTTTGTATTCAGAGTTTATAAATATTGTTGCAAATCACTACAAACCAAATATCGTTATTGGTCATTCGGTTGGTGGTATGGCTACTGTATTTTTTCAGTATAAATATCAATTAAATAGTATAGAAAAATTGGTGTTACTTGGCGCGCCATCAGAGTTTACAAAAATTTTCAAAAACTACGTTAATTTGCTAAATTATAATCGTAAAATTGAAAAAGGATTAAACCAATTAGTTGTAGACAAATATGATAACGAACCTGCATTTTTTTCTTCAGCTAACTTTTCAAAAACAATAGAAGCTGAAGGTTTGATTATTCACGATAAATCTGATAAAATTATAGATTATAATGAAGCTGAATTAATAGCAAAACATTATAAAAATTCTACTTTAAAAACTACAGAAGGTTTAGGTCATAGCTTAAAAGACGAAAGCATAGACGATCTAATTGTAAACTTTATAAACAATTAA
- a CDS encoding bifunctional 5,10-methylenetetrahydrofolate dehydrogenase/5,10-methenyltetrahydrofolate cyclohydrolase produces MTILDGKKVSNDIKNEIKAEVDKMKANGEKVPHLAAVIVGNDGASLTYVGSKVRACERVGFESTMVRMSNTTSEIELLDKIEELNENDDIDGFIIQLPLPPQIDTQKVLMAVHPDKDVDGFHPMNFGKMALDMSTFIPATPFGILELLDRYQVDTKGKHTVVIGRSHIVGRPMSILMGRKGFPGNSTVTLTHSHTKNITQITSQADIIISALGVPNFLKAEMVKDDAVIIDVGITRVPDENAAKGYVITGDVDYENVSKKASYITPVPGGVGPMTIAMLLKNTLLARERHRKSNK; encoded by the coding sequence ATGACAATTCTTGACGGAAAAAAGGTAAGTAACGACATTAAAAATGAAATTAAAGCTGAAGTCGATAAGATGAAGGCTAATGGCGAAAAAGTGCCACATCTTGCAGCAGTTATTGTAGGTAACGATGGAGCAAGTTTAACTTACGTAGGTAGTAAAGTAAGAGCTTGCGAGCGTGTAGGATTTGAATCTACAATGGTACGTATGTCTAATACAACTAGCGAAATAGAATTATTAGATAAAATAGAAGAGTTAAATGAAAATGATGATATAGATGGTTTTATCATTCAATTACCATTACCACCGCAAATAGATACTCAAAAGGTTTTGATGGCTGTTCATCCAGATAAAGACGTAGATGGATTTCATCCAATGAATTTTGGTAAAATGGCATTAGATATGTCAACTTTTATTCCTGCAACTCCTTTCGGGATTTTAGAACTATTAGATCGTTACCAAGTAGATACTAAAGGAAAGCATACAGTGGTTATTGGTAGATCACATATTGTTGGAAGACCGATGAGTATTTTAATGGGACGTAAAGGGTTTCCTGGTAACTCAACCGTTACTTTAACACACAGTCATACTAAAAACATTACTCAAATAACAAGTCAAGCAGATATTATTATTTCTGCATTAGGTGTGCCAAATTTTTTAAAAGCCGAAATGGTTAAAGACGATGCAGTAATTATTGATGTAGGTATTACTCGTGTTCCTGATGAAAACGCTGCTAAAGGTTATGTGATCACAGGAGATGTAGATTATGAAAATGTAAGTAAAAAGGCGAGTTACATTACTCCTGTACCTGGTGGAGTAGGACCAATGACAATCGCAATGTTACTTAAAAACACGCTATTAGCTAGAGAAAGACATAGAAAATCTAACAAATAA
- a CDS encoding cupin domain-containing protein: MKKYTIQNSPFVVPTTDGKLIEEHFGQATNDNKDISIAHMIAPAGWSEPFQTPEFDEYTYIIKGKKQFIIEDETVVLEAGQSIKINKNTRIQYSNPFTVACEYISICTPAFSMDLIHREDQ; encoded by the coding sequence ATGAAAAAATACACGATACAAAATAGCCCATTTGTTGTACCAACAACTGACGGAAAATTAATAGAAGAACATTTTGGACAAGCTACAAATGATAATAAAGATATAAGCATAGCGCACATGATTGCGCCTGCTGGTTGGTCAGAGCCATTTCAGACTCCAGAATTTGATGAGTATACCTATATTATAAAAGGTAAAAAGCAATTTATTATTGAAGATGAAACCGTTGTTTTAGAAGCTGGACAATCTATAAAAATCAATAAAAACACAAGAATACAATACTCTAATCCATTTACTGTTGCTTGCGAATATATTTCTATTTGTACACCAGCATTTTCTATGGATTTAATTCACAGAGAAGACCAATAA
- the ffh gene encoding signal recognition particle protein: protein MFNNLSEKLDKALHVLKGHGSITEVNVAETLKEVRRALLDADVNYKIAKEFTNNVKEKALGQDVLTTLQPGQLMVKIVKDELTELMGGDATGINLSGAPTVILMSGLQGSGKTTFSGKLANYLKKKKTKKPLLVACDVYRPAAVDQLHVVGDQIKVDVYSDKGNTDPVAIAQAGIAHAKANGHNVVIIDTAGRLAVDEAMMTEISNIHKAIQPQETLFVVDSMTGQDAVNTAKAFNDVLNFDGVILTKLDGDTRGGAAISIKSVVNKPIKFIGTGEKMEAIDVFYPSRMADRILGMGDVVSLVERAQEQFDEQEARKLQKKIAKNQFGFDDFLKQIQQIKKMGNMKDLIGMIPGAGKMMKNIDIDDDAFKGIEAIIHSMTPKERANPSIINASRKKRIGKGSGTSVQEVNQLLKQFDQMSKMMKMMQGGGGKRMMQAMKNMR, encoded by the coding sequence ATGTTTAATAATTTAAGTGAAAAGTTAGATAAAGCCTTACACGTATTAAAAGGTCATGGTAGCATTACAGAAGTAAACGTTGCCGAAACCCTAAAAGAAGTAAGACGTGCGCTTTTAGATGCCGATGTTAACTACAAAATTGCAAAAGAATTTACCAACAACGTAAAAGAAAAAGCACTTGGTCAAGACGTATTAACAACGTTACAACCAGGACAGTTAATGGTAAAAATTGTTAAAGATGAATTAACAGAACTTATGGGCGGAGACGCAACAGGAATTAATCTTTCTGGAGCTCCAACTGTAATTTTAATGTCTGGTTTACAAGGATCTGGTAAAACCACTTTTTCGGGTAAATTAGCCAATTACTTAAAGAAGAAAAAAACAAAAAAACCTTTATTAGTAGCTTGTGATGTATATCGTCCAGCAGCGGTAGATCAGTTACACGTAGTAGGAGATCAAATAAAGGTAGATGTATATAGCGATAAAGGTAATACAGATCCTGTAGCAATTGCTCAAGCAGGTATAGCGCATGCAAAAGCAAATGGTCACAATGTAGTTATTATAGATACTGCTGGTCGTTTAGCTGTAGATGAAGCTATGATGACCGAGATCTCTAACATCCATAAAGCAATTCAACCACAAGAAACACTTTTTGTTGTAGACTCAATGACAGGTCAAGATGCTGTAAATACAGCAAAAGCCTTCAACGATGTCTTAAATTTTGATGGTGTAATCTTAACCAAATTAGATGGTGATACACGTGGTGGAGCTGCAATTTCTATTAAATCTGTAGTAAACAAACCAATTAAGTTTATTGGTACAGGTGAAAAAATGGAAGCAATAGATGTTTTCTATCCTTCACGTATGGCAGATCGTATCCTTGGTATGGGAGACGTTGTATCTTTAGTAGAAAGAGCGCAAGAGCAGTTTGACGAGCAAGAAGCTAGAAAATTACAGAAGAAAATCGCTAAAAACCAATTTGGTTTTGACGACTTCTTAAAGCAAATCCAGCAAATCAAAAAGATGGGTAACATGAAAGACCTTATCGGGATGATACCAGGAGCTGGAAAAATGATGAAAAATATAGACATAGATGACGATGCTTTTAAAGGTATAGAAGCAATTATACACTCTATGACACCAAAAGAACGCGCCAATCCTTCTATAATAAACGCAAGTAGAAAAAAACGTATCGGAAAAGGTTCTGGTACATCTGTTCAAGAGGTTAACCAATTATTAAAACAGTTTGACCAAATGAGCAAAATGATGAAAATGATGCAAGGTGGCGGCGGAAAACGTATGATGCAAGCAATGAAAAACATGAGGTAA
- a CDS encoding RNA polymerase sigma factor: MSKQLHKDFCQQSLFKSFFNKHSKSLHDYLYYKYGERLNPQDKVQDAFIKLWENCKKVTPEKAKSYVYTIANNLMLNEVAHQKVVLKHKTITPKSYSNESPEFLMQEEQYKVKLETAIANLTEAERVAFLMNRTEGKRFKEIAAILDISTKAVEKRIYSALKKLRKDIEGI, from the coding sequence ATGTCTAAACAATTACATAAAGATTTTTGCCAACAAAGTTTATTTAAATCGTTTTTTAATAAGCATTCTAAATCCTTACACGATTATTTATACTATAAGTATGGAGAACGATTAAATCCGCAAGACAAAGTTCAAGATGCATTTATTAAGCTTTGGGAAAATTGTAAAAAAGTCACTCCAGAAAAAGCAAAAAGTTATGTTTATACTATTGCTAACAATTTAATGCTAAATGAAGTTGCACATCAAAAAGTAGTTTTAAAACATAAAACGATAACTCCAAAATCTTATAGTAACGAGAGTCCAGAATTTTTGATGCAAGAAGAACAATATAAAGTAAAACTAGAAACCGCAATAGCAAACCTTACAGAAGCAGAACGCGTTGCGTTTTTAATGAATAGAACCGAAGGAAAACGCTTTAAAGAAATTGCTGCTATATTAGATATAAGTACAAAAGCTGTAGAAAAACGTATTTATAGCGCACTTAAAAAGTTACGAAAAGACATAGAAGGTATATAG